ACTCGCCCTCCGGCGGGGCCCAAGTGGGATCGTGGCGCCAGATGGCGCGGGCGCCGGGAAATTCCGCATCCACTTCGGCCGAGCTCTTGCCCTGCCACTGCCCCAGATTGGTCTCGCGCAGGCGAGGGTCCGTAGAAAAGTCTAAGCCGAGCGATTCTGCCACCACCCGCGCGGTTTCTCGCGCGCGCTGCAAATCGGAGGCGACGATTTTTACCACGCCCTGATCCCGGAGCAGGCGCGCGGCGGCGCGGGCCTGTTCATAGCCGACATCGGAAAGCTCAGTATCCAAGTGGCCCTGCATGCGGCCGGAGGCATTGTAGGTGGTTTGTCCGTGGCGGATCAGAATCAGGCGGCGGCTC
The window above is part of the Corynebacterium accolens genome. Proteins encoded here:
- a CDS encoding histidine phosphatase family protein translates to MSRRLILIRHGQTTYNASGRMQGHLDTELSDVGYEQARAAARLLRDQGVVKIVASDLQRARETARVVAESLGLDFSTDPRLRETNLGQWQGKSSAEVDAEFPGARAIWRHDPTWAPPEGESRVDVARRARPVIDELMQEFSGWDDGAVLIVAHGGAISALTCHLLGLDHGQYGILSGLKNTHWSQLTARPDFNPETPVTSLEFTPETVASAQWYFDGWNMGGEVTGDGGADT